DNA sequence from the Desulfobacterales bacterium genome:
ATGTTTTTTTGTCCAACCTGAAACATTATCAGCAGAATCCATAAGCTCCATATTTTCTAAATATTCTTGGACAATTAAATAAGCTTCCCTTTTGTCATTTCGATATATACCATAAATTTTAGGAATATATTTTGTAAAACGAGTATCTTTTTGTTGAAAAATAGCTATTTCACGAATGTGACACTTTACAAAGCCTGACTTTTCTTCTGATTTTTTAATTTCAGCGGCAAGACGAGCATCGCATAAGCTTGCTATGCTGTGCATAGTGTAAATGACTTCGTCGTCAGTAGGTTTTATTTTAAGCATCACGTTAATTTCTTTATTTTTATCTGAATCAGAATAATACTGAATTTTACAAGGGAATAACCCAACCATTTTATTAGTTTTATTCGATGTTAAAGCTGTAGTGATGCTATTATCATTGTAAAGATTTTCAATCCTTTCGATAAATTTTACAACAATTGACTCGTCTTCCATAGTTTTGCGTATCACCTTTGTAAAAAACTCTGGATTTAAATCTTTTAATTTTAAAGTATCTACAGGACGATTTCTTCCGAGTCTTTCATGGGCGCTTGCAAACTGACCACTTGCTATAGCAGACATTGTTGAAAGATCTAAAGCAAGACAAAAAGAAACAATAATTTCAGCAAGCTTGTGGGCATTACCAGGTCCAGCACAACCAAGTATTTTGAGACATTCTTTTTGGTGAGGAAGATTTGTTCCGCCTCCTACAGTACCAATTACAAGGCTTGGAAGCATCATGCTAGCGTATAAACCGCCTTCCGCTTTTTCAACATGATAATGGGCAATTGAAGCTTCATGAACGCAGGCAATATCTTGACCTGTTGCAGTAAACATTGCGGCTATAACATTAGCTACATTTATATTCATGCCTACCATTCCAGCTTCTATTAAGCCATTGATAGCTGAAAGATAAGCACTTGCAAGCTGTTCAGATGAAACTTTAAGTACTGACTGAAGGACATCATCAGGAAGAAAAATTTCAGAAACTACGCGTATTCCACGACCTCTAATAAAAGATTGAAACGTTACTTTTTTATCATTTGATAAACCGCCTTCAATAAAAAAATTACGTATAGTTATATTATCATAATACTGCATTTTTTTTAAAACCCAAATACATGCATTCCAAGTGCATGTAGTTGTCATATTTTGGCCTGAAGCGTCCCCTGTTTCATAAATAAACTGGACATGAACAACTTTTCCGACAACAAGCGGTTCTAATTCTTTAAGTTCCGCGTAATTAGAATATTTTTTTGTTTGCTCTTTTATTTCGTCAAAATGGTCTCTTATCCATTCTGCAAAAAATAAGGAAGCTGGTAAATCATCAAATACAAACATAGGGCCTCGAATCATTCGCTGCCCAATAACTCTCGCTACCGCACCTCCACTTCTGCTTATGGCTATAGCACCCCTTGTCACAGATGCTACAAGAGCTCCTTCTGAAGTAGCCATAGGAGCATAAAATAATCCCTTTGCATTTTGTCCATTAATTTTTAAAGGACCTGCTATGCCTACTGGAATTTCGATAGATCCTATAAATGCTTCAATATTACTGGTAAGCTTTTGAGGGTCAAGGGTAGTTGCTGAAACTCTTTCCAAGTTTGAGGAAGTTTCATTTCTAATAAAAGATAGTCTTTCTTGGCGTGCTTGTTCTGTATATAAACCACGACCTGGTATTCGAGGAAGTGAAGTAGGCTCAAAAATTTCTTTTCCATCTTCTTCTACTTGACGTATTTTTGTTACTTTTCCTAAATAATAGTTATAAATTACCTGCCATAGAAACGATAAAGTTACATCATCTGCTCCTGATGCAAAAGCAAATATTTTATTATCTTTTTCATAGGGATAAACTTTTTCTAATTTTAAATTTAAATAGCCTTCAATTTCCCCATTAATTTCTAAAGGAAGCCCCCCTAATAAAAGGCCCTCAGAAAAAAAATTAGATAAATCTTCATCAAATATAAATCCAATTCCGTTTTTAGAAACTTCTACAACTTTAACATCATATATAGTTCTATCAATATTTATTTTTAAAAAATAATTATCCCCGCTTTTTACGCTAAATCTTTGGGAACGACGACGCTCTAAATTTCCCATTTTATCCCCCTTTATTAAAAAAATATAGTTTTTCAACTTTCAACTTTTGTCTGTTTAAAATCTCCTATTTTATAAAAAAGCCATTTTATCCATTTAAGACCAAATTTTAATAACTCAATTTCATCATTATTTATTTTTTCAAGAATAGCTTTTTCAATTTCATAACGTTTTAAAAATGAGCTTTCAAAAACAAATTTTTTAAAATTGTCAATGTTATAACTTGCCATAAAAAACATTTGTTTACTTTGGTCAGTAAGTTTTATATTAGGCGGAAAAGATCTTTTTCTAACTATTAAATCTGCCCATTCAGAATTAACATCATCATGAATATCAACTCCCTGATCTTTTCTCCAGCTTTCAATTGTCCATTCTTTATTTTCATTAAAGCCAAGGCAATGGGGCTCTTTAATGAAAAAGTAAAATCCTTCATCATCTTCTCGATAATTTAAGGATGCTACTCCAACTGGGTAATACCTGCATGCTGAAGGCCTATCAGAATATATTATACAGCCTTCATCTTTTACAAAAGGACATGATTTTTTTTCATCATCCATAAGTTTTAAAGTAATAACAGGCAAGTCCGTTTTTTCTAATAGCTGAGGTTCTGTATAAACAGCTAAAAAATCTTCTGAATTCATATTTAAATGATTTTTGAGCTTTATTATATCATACGGTGTAAGAATAATATTTATGCCTCTGCAACATTGAGTAAAACAGCCTAAGCCTTTATGACATTCAAACTTAAATTTGCTGCTTAATCCTAATCTTTCAGGCATAATTACAGCTTTTTTTTCAGATTGATTCATTGTGTCTCCTTACTATGTCATTTGAGTATAACCTACAATTTATGTATCAGGTTTTAAAAAATCATAGAATAAAAATTAAGGTTCAACTCATATAATTATTTAGCTTAAATAATAGAGCTTAATTTTAAAGTCAAATCTTTCCTTGATAAATTTAATTAATTAAAAACCAAAATACTTTTGCTAAAAAAACTGTATTATGTCTTGATTAATGATTTAATTATATATATAGGTCTTTATTGCTAAACAACGGTAAGATTTTTTTAGAATTATTAATTATCTAAAATTAAGCAAAGAGGTTACATGGAGCTATCAATTACATTATCAAAAAATCTAAAACCAAAACCCCAAGGTTCAAACTTACCTTTTGGAACAATTTTTACTGATCATATTTTCAACATGGATTATAACCCTAAAAATGGATGGCATAATCCTCGAATTGAACCTTATTCTCCAATATTAGCAGATCCAGCAATAATGGTTTTTCATTATGGGCAAGCTGTATTCGAAGGTCTTAAAGCTTTCTATACATCTTCTGGCAAAATACAACTTTTTAGACCAAAAGATAATTTTAAACGTCTTAACAGGTCAAGCCATTTGCTGTGCATTCCTGAAATAGATGAAGAATTTGTTCTTTCAGCTTTGAAACAATTAATTTCCATTGATAAAGAATGGGTTCCAAAAGAAAACGGAACATCTTTATACATAAGACCAACGATTATAGCGACAGATCCTTATTTAGGAGTTAGAGCTTCCTACAACTATCGTTTTTTTATAATTCTTTGCCCAGTAGGAGCTTATTATGCTGAAGGATTTAATCCTGTAAAAATATGGGTTACAAAAGATCATGTAAGGGCTGTTAAAGGCGGCGTTGGTGAGGCTAAAACCGCTGGAAACTACGCTGCAAGTCTTTATGCTGGAGAACAGGCAAAAAAACACGGATATACTCAAGTATTGTGGCTTGATGGAGTTCATCAAAAATACATAGAAGAAGTTGGTTCAATGAATATATTTTTCTGCATTGATGATGAAATTATTACCCCGATGCTAAATGGAAGTATTCTTCCCGGAATAACAAGAGATTCTGTAATTAAACTTGCAAAAAAATGGAACTACAAAATAAGTGAAAGAAAAATAAGCATTGACGAATTATTTGAAGCAGGAGAGCAAGGAAGACTTAAAGAAGCATTTGGTTCAGGAACAGCCGCTGTTATTTCTCCTGTTGGACTTATCAACTACGATGGCAAGACAGTAGCAATAAACGATGGTAAGGTAGGCCCTATTTCACAAAAATTCTTTGATGCTATTACAGATATACAATATGGTAAAGTTAATGATGAAATGGGATGGATTGAGCCGGTTTAATATGAATAATAACTGACGTATTATTCAGTTGTTTAAGGCCAAAATTACAGGGTAATCCAATTTTTAACATATAAAATTAGTAATAATGCGTCATTTTTTTATCAAGGATATATTAAATAATGGCAGATAGTACATTTTTTGAAAAACAAAAACTATTCGTTGAAAAAATGGAGAAACATAAACTGCCTTCAGTAGTGATTGATAATTTTAGCTACTATTACGAAAAAATCATTTCAGGCGAAAAAGGATTAATTTTCAATAAAAATATTGAAGCCGTTCAATCAGAAGATATTGAAGATTTTAATAATATAGAAAAATATGTTGAAGCAGGTAAAAAAGTTTTAAATAAAGCTGTTATGATAGTCCTTAATGGGGGATTAGGCACAAGTATGGGGCTTACTAAAGCTAAGTCCCTTATACGAGTTAAAAACAATCTTTCATTTCTAGAGATAATAATAAAAGGAATGGAAGCTTTAAATGTAAGGCTTGTTCTAATGAATAGTTTTAGCACCAATGAAGATACCATTTCTGAAATTAATAAGATTAATCCTTTAAGACAGCCTGAAATTTTTCTTCAACATAAATTTCCAAAAATTATTGAAAAGGATTTTACACCGGCTGAATGGCCTAAAAATAAAGAGCTTGAATGGAATCCTCCAGGTCATGGTGATATTTATACTGCTTTGCAGACATCAGGCATGTTAAAAAAGCTTCTGAACGAAGGTATAAAATACGCTTTTATATCAAATTGTGATAATCTTGGAGCATCCCTTGAAGAAGCTCTCCTTGGTTATTTTTCAGAAAAAAATTTACCTTTTATGATGGAAGTTTCAGACAGAACTCCTTCTGACATAAAAGGAGGGCATCTTGCAAGGTCAAAAAATGGAGGATTACTTTTAAGAGAATCTGCTCAATGTCCTTCTGACGAAATTTCTGCATTTCAGGATATTAATTTATTCCATTTTTTTAATACTAATAATATTTGGGTTAATTTAGAATTTTTGAATACTTTAATAAAAAAAGAAAAATCTGTAAAATTGCCAATAATTTTAAACCCCAAAAACTTAGATCCAAGAGATGAAAAAAGTCCAAAAGTTTATCAAGTTGAAACTGCAATGGGATCAGCTATATTTCTTTTTGAAGGAGCTTCCGCCATAAAAGTACATAGATCAAGATTTTTTCCTGTAAAAAAATGCAATGACTTACTGACGCTTCAATCTGATTGCTATATTCTTTCTGAAGGGTATAAAATTATTGAAAATCCTGAAAGAAAGCTCGAAAGAATTAAAATTCAATTGGATTCTAAATACTATAATAATATTGATGATTACGAAAAAAGGTTTCCAGAGGGAATTCCTTCTTTACAAGAATGTAAAGGTCTTACGGTTAAAGGGGATGTTCTCTTTGAAAAAAATATAACAATAAAAAATGATATTTTAATTAATAATACTACAGGAAATCAAGTAATAGTAAAAGAAGGAACTATTATAGAAAAAGACTTAATTTTTTAATGGAAAAAAAATGCAGCCTATAAAAATTATAAAAACAGTAAAAGAAATGACAGCATGGTCAAACGAAATAAGGAGTAAAAATAAAACCATAGGATTTGTTCCTACTATGGGATTTTTTCATGAAGGTCATCTTTCCTTAATGCAGGAAGCAAAAAAAAAAACTGACTTTGTTGTTGTTAGTGTTTTTGTTAATCCCCTCCAGTTTGGAACTGGTGAAGATTTTGATGCTTATCCAACTAATATTGAAAAAGACTTAGCCCTAGCTCAAAACGAAGGGGTTAATATTTTTTTTAATCCTAATAAAAGCGAACTTTATTTTAAAGGATTTCAAACAACTGTGAGTCTTAGCGATTTACCTAATCATCTTTGTGGTTTATCAAGACCTACTCACTTTAAAGGTGTAACTACAGTTGTTACAAAGCTATTTAACATTGTTAAACCTCATATCGCTGTATTTGGAGAAAAAGACTACCAGCAATTGGCTATAATAAGGCAAATGGTTCTTGATTTAAATTTTGATATAGAAATTATTGGCCATCCAACAATAAGGGAGCATGATGGACTGGCTATGAGTTCACGAAATACAAATTTAAGCCCTCTAAATCGCCAATCTGCATCTTGTCTTAGTAACGCTCTTCTTAAATCGGAAGAACTTATAAAAAAAGGTGAAAAGAACAGCAAAAAAATCATAGAAAATGCAAAAAAATTTATTCATTCTTATGATGGAGCCAATGTCGATTACATAATTGTATGCGATCCTGTTACATTGGAGGACATAATTGAAATAAAAACAAAAGTTTTAATGGCTATGGCTGTTAAATTTGACAATACAAGACTAATTGACAATAGGATATTGATAC
Encoded proteins:
- a CDS encoding pantoate--beta-alanine ligase, with the protein product MKIIKTVKEMTAWSNEIRSKNKTIGFVPTMGFFHEGHLSLMQEAKKKTDFVVVSVFVNPLQFGTGEDFDAYPTNIEKDLALAQNEGVNIFFNPNKSELYFKGFQTTVSLSDLPNHLCGLSRPTHFKGVTTVVTKLFNIVKPHIAVFGEKDYQQLAIIRQMVLDLNFDIEIIGHPTIREHDGLAMSSRNTNLSPLNRQSASCLSNALLKSEELIKKGEKNSKKIIENAKKFIHSYDGANVDYIIVCDPVTLEDIIEIKTKVLMAMAVKFDNTRLIDNRILIP
- a CDS encoding branched-chain amino acid aminotransferase; protein product: MELSITLSKNLKPKPQGSNLPFGTIFTDHIFNMDYNPKNGWHNPRIEPYSPILADPAIMVFHYGQAVFEGLKAFYTSSGKIQLFRPKDNFKRLNRSSHLLCIPEIDEEFVLSALKQLISIDKEWVPKENGTSLYIRPTIIATDPYLGVRASYNYRFFIILCPVGAYYAEGFNPVKIWVTKDHVRAVKGGVGEAKTAGNYAASLYAGEQAKKHGYTQVLWLDGVHQKYIEEVGSMNIFFCIDDEIITPMLNGSILPGITRDSVIKLAKKWNYKISERKISIDELFEAGEQGRLKEAFGSGTAAVISPVGLINYDGKTVAINDGKVGPISQKFFDAITDIQYGKVNDEMGWIEPV
- a CDS encoding UTP--glucose-1-phosphate uridylyltransferase, with amino-acid sequence MADSTFFEKQKLFVEKMEKHKLPSVVIDNFSYYYEKIISGEKGLIFNKNIEAVQSEDIEDFNNIEKYVEAGKKVLNKAVMIVLNGGLGTSMGLTKAKSLIRVKNNLSFLEIIIKGMEALNVRLVLMNSFSTNEDTISEINKINPLRQPEIFLQHKFPKIIEKDFTPAEWPKNKELEWNPPGHGDIYTALQTSGMLKKLLNEGIKYAFISNCDNLGASLEEALLGYFSEKNLPFMMEVSDRTPSDIKGGHLARSKNGGLLLRESAQCPSDEISAFQDINLFHFFNTNNIWVNLEFLNTLIKKEKSVKLPIILNPKNLDPRDEKSPKVYQVETAMGSAIFLFEGASAIKVHRSRFFPVKKCNDLLTLQSDCYILSEGYKIIENPERKLERIKIQLDSKYYNNIDDYEKRFPEGIPSLQECKGLTVKGDVLFEKNITIKNDILINNTTGNQVIVKEGTIIEKDLIF
- a CDS encoding YkgJ family cysteine cluster protein, with the translated sequence MNQSEKKAVIMPERLGLSSKFKFECHKGLGCFTQCCRGINIILTPYDIIKLKNHLNMNSEDFLAVYTEPQLLEKTDLPVITLKLMDDEKKSCPFVKDEGCIIYSDRPSACRYYPVGVASLNYREDDEGFYFFIKEPHCLGFNENKEWTIESWRKDQGVDIHDDVNSEWADLIVRKRSFPPNIKLTDQSKQMFFMASYNIDNFKKFVFESSFLKRYEIEKAILEKINNDEIELLKFGLKWIKWLFYKIGDFKQTKVES
- a CDS encoding phosphotransferase is translated as MGNLERRRSQRFSVKSGDNYFLKINIDRTIYDVKVVEVSKNGIGFIFDEDLSNFFSEGLLLGGLPLEINGEIEGYLNLKLEKVYPYEKDNKIFAFASGADDVTLSFLWQVIYNYYLGKVTKIRQVEEDGKEIFEPTSLPRIPGRGLYTEQARQERLSFIRNETSSNLERVSATTLDPQKLTSNIEAFIGSIEIPVGIAGPLKINGQNAKGLFYAPMATSEGALVASVTRGAIAISRSGGAVARVIGQRMIRGPMFVFDDLPASLFFAEWIRDHFDEIKEQTKKYSNYAELKELEPLVVGKVVHVQFIYETGDASGQNMTTTCTWNACIWVLKKMQYYDNITIRNFFIEGGLSNDKKVTFQSFIRGRGIRVVSEIFLPDDVLQSVLKVSSEQLASAYLSAINGLIEAGMVGMNINVANVIAAMFTATGQDIACVHEASIAHYHVEKAEGGLYASMMLPSLVIGTVGGGTNLPHQKECLKILGCAGPGNAHKLAEIIVSFCLALDLSTMSAIASGQFASAHERLGRNRPVDTLKLKDLNPEFFTKVIRKTMEDESIVVKFIERIENLYNDNSITTALTSNKTNKMVGLFPCKIQYYSDSDKNKEINVMLKIKPTDDEVIYTMHSIASLCDARLAAEIKKSEEKSGFVKCHIREIAIFQQKDTRFTKYIPKIYGIYRNDKREAYLIVQEYLENMELMDSADNVSGWTKKHIYAAIEGIAEIHSIWYGREEELKQKEWIGFYPTKDKMVEASRLWHLLGAHAHQEFPDWFNEKELELFHQAVNSLPNWWSRIESMPKTLIHNDFNPRNITFRNTPEGLKLCVYDWELATIHLPQHDLAELLCFVLYETVSKEEVYEYIDLHRKSLEKFTGAPIDEKQWWQGFRCSIWDLLINRMPMYMMGHTVKHYEFMVRVHKTVRRMVEIVSEKRYSN